The DNA sequence TCTGGTTTATTTTTAATCCCCGAGGGAGGATTTGGGACTCTATTTAACGAAACTACCCGAGTGCTGCACCAGGCCGGTCCGGAATTGACCGCGGTTTTGAATCCCCAATCAGCCCATTTTTATGCTGTATCTGCCGTAGTGGGCGTGTTCATCATCGAATACGCATTTGCCGCGCAGCCGCAGTTGTTTAACAAGGTGCTGGCATTGAGGAGTGCTTCAGAGCTGCGAAAAATGATTATTACCTACTTAATAGCTGCATTCTTAATTATGCTGGTAATCTTTACTGGTTTTTATGCCCGGGTTTTTGGCCTAGCACCGAAAGCTCCGGATCATACAATCTATGAATATGTGGCTCGAGTATTCCCACCCATAGTTAGTGCTTTGCTGGCCATGGTTATCTTATCTGCGGCATTAAGTACAACCGACGGGTTAATTGTAGTGCTGTCAACAGTAGTCGGATATGACATCTTCCGTAAGTTTTTGGTACGCCGGGGAATTATAAAATTATCACCTGAAGAGGCTGATAAAAAAGCCTTGCAAATCAGCCGAATTACTACAGGGTTGGTGGGATTAATTGCCGCTTTGCTGGTTGTCAAACCGCCGGCATTTCTCGGAACATTTATTTGGATTGGTATTTCTGGCATAGCGTCCGGAACCTTGGGACCGCTAATTATCGGCCTTTTTATGCCAAAAAGGGCTACGGCTAAAGCTGCAATAACATCCATGATTTGTGGTGTTTCGGCTTATCTAATTATTTACTTCGGCCATTTGGAAAAAAGTGTCATGGCTTCTGGCGCCTGGGCCACCCTGATTGGTGTAGCAGTAATGCTTGTTATGACGTTGGCTAGGGCGGAAAAGATTGATACCGACCATAAAACTACAGTGAAAAATTAAAGATGATTGAGGTTGTTTGTTTGAAAAGACTCGCGGTAAAATGTCAAGAGGGTGAATTGGAAATTTTATTGTCTCAAAATGTAAAAAGGCAACAAGAAACCAAGCCGGTAAGCTAAAACAGAAAATACCAGCTCAAACAGTAAAAGTAAGTTGAAAAGAAATATTTATCCTAACCTCC is a window from the Calderihabitans maritimus genome containing:
- a CDS encoding sodium:solute symporter family protein; translation: MNQQVIIYVWVALAIYIAIVLYLGYLGSKKTTSIKDFTIGGGKLGPYVTGLAFAATFFSAATVVGYVGWAYAWGYSALWVFLAIFGGSTLGVLTFARKAREANITLKAQSLADWLGEFYGSDFVRLGTALILIFNLFYVGAQLSAGAYMFNVLIGLPYNVGLALITIIVTSYVFAGGTVADVYTDAFQAVLMVLMGITVFVSGLFLIPEGGFGTLFNETTRVLHQAGPELTAVLNPQSAHFYAVSAVVGVFIIEYAFAAQPQLFNKVLALRSASELRKMIITYLIAAFLIMLVIFTGFYARVFGLAPKAPDHTIYEYVARVFPPIVSALLAMVILSAALSTTDGLIVVLSTVVGYDIFRKFLVRRGIIKLSPEEADKKALQISRITTGLVGLIAALLVVKPPAFLGTFIWIGISGIASGTLGPLIIGLFMPKRATAKAAITSMICGVSAYLIIYFGHLEKSVMASGAWATLIGVAVMLVMTLARAEKIDTDHKTTVKN